The following DNA comes from Camelina sativa cultivar DH55 chromosome 14, Cs, whole genome shotgun sequence.
GACTCAATATGGCCAATAACCCTCGTCTTTGACATTATTCGCTCTCCACTCATGCATCTACCCCGCTATGAGGTCTAAGCCTTCGAGTCTTATCGGCTCGCTATCGGGCCTCCGCCCTCAAGCTACACTATCAGAAAGTCAAATCTTGCTCTCGGGCTATCACCCTTCAGAGCGCATTCGGATCGTCACCCGAAGTCAATATACCAGTTATACCCTCATGCCACAAAGTAGTTCGAGTTAAAGATACACAGGAACCTAACCGtctcctcatgagttgttcgAGATCTCATATCTTTAGAGCAATAATTCTGAGTTCGACCGAGTACCACACTGGCCAGAACTACCTCTATGGCTCTTGTAGGAACATCGATGTCCTACGGCGAACACTCACCACTAAGGCTACCAAGACGTCACAAAGACCCTAAAGACGTCACAAAAACTACAAACACGTCACAAATACCACACAAAACGTCTCGTAGGAccaccactaaggccacaaAAATGTCCAAAAaggaccaccacaaaggccaaaaacGTCACCGGGTCCGCCTCCATGGTATCCGGCGTCACTAAGATCATCACCAAGGTACTTGGCGTCGCCAAGACCACTACCATTGACCGGCGTCACCAAGAACTCTGTCACCAAGACCACTGTTAGGGTACAAAACATCACAAAGAAAACACTACCACTAACAAGCGTCACCAAGATCTCTGTCACCAAGACCACTATCAGGGTACAAATGTTACGAAAACCACTATCAAGGCACAAGCGTCACCAAGACAACTCAATACCATGATACATACGTCATGAAGACCTCCACCCAGGCCCACATCCCACATGATTATCACAAAGATCACCACAAAGCTTTCCATTTTTAGGAATTTCTAAAAATGCTCAAATAAAGAAATGctcatcttattaattttaaaatgtcataatcgttacaatctcaccgaaaatacataaagaaaaaaaataagatacaacagCACCAAGCCAACGACCCGTATctcgagcaccacctcatcttggtacttagtcgcacaaccaaccaccctaagcgaccaagtatcaagagagatggacTGAAATACTCCGTCCGCTCCATCCATGGTCTTCAAACCATCACAACACTGGGACGAAGGTTAGGCAAGCTCAGGCCTTggcctgcttctcgaaccacttcttgaaccttgccttcatcctcgcctctagCTCCCAAGTCTCATCTaacacaccatcacagtcccactagattctcatcaaaggaatcttcttccgccaaagttccttgatccgcCTCTCAAGTCCCCTCACCGGTCTCGCCTCAAGAGTCATGTTGGACTGAAGATCTGCATGAATCTTAGTCAGCACCTCGTCATCTttgtgaagacacttcctcagcatcgacacatggaaTACCTTGTGAAACGCATGCATAACCTCAGACAACTATAACTTGTATGCAATCGGTCTCACCTGCTCCACGATCTTGAAAGGACCCATGTACTGCAGAATCAACTTAGTCTTTGTGATTGACCTGGTCGGACCCTGCAatatggccatcttgaggtatacTCTATTatcaacctgaaactcaatgaCCTTTCTCCTCTGATCAACATAACTCAATGACCTTTCTcctcatgttcagcttgagcaccCGGATCTTCTCCgtggtctcctgaacaaaactcgcATCCAATATGCTCCTCTCATactaatactcgcctgataattgttgttgtaagcaaactttaCCAGGTTTAGGTGATCGGCCCAGTGACCACCCCAATCTAGCACACACATTGTCAAGAAATCCTCTAGAGTCTGAATCGTcttctctgactgtccatctgtctgagTATGATATGATGTATTCATGTGCACCCTAGTGCCCAAATCTACCTGAAACGCTTTCCAGAACGatgaagtgaacttggaatccctgtCTGATACTATGCTCACATGCAACCTCACAATCTCtctcacatatttcttagccaaaactGCTGCTCcgtcagtcttcttaatggccagaaaatgtgtaGACTTGGTCAAACGATCCACAATCACCCAGATAGCATCCATAGTCCGTGACACAGGCAAACCAACCACAAAGTctatcgtgatcatatcccacttccactctggaatgggtaaaaTCTGCAACAGGCCTCCTGGTACCTGATgttcagccttcactagctgacatgTCTCACACCTCGATACCCAGCTAGCGACATCCCTTTTCATCCCGACCAAGTGATAATACCGTTTGAGGTCACAATACATCTTAGTAACTCCAGGATGAacagagaacttgctcgaatgagcctttCTCAGAATCCCCTGCCTCAGGCCCTAATCATTgagcacacaaacccgaccatgcaccaGGATAGTCGCATtagcagagacctgatactctgaacccTCTGCCTTAGAGGCGTTCACCAGCCCCACATCACTCTCCTGAGTTAACCGCattctactcagaagatctgctctgaCAACTGATTACAGTCCCAATGGCTCTTGTGAAATAGGACAGAACGTCAAAGTACTGATCTCACTCGCCATAGACTCCATATTCTGCTCCAGATCAGAAGCCGCTCGCTTCCTGCTCAGAGCGTCTACTACCAAGTTAGCTTTACCGGGGTGGTAAGCTATatccagatcataatctgcTACCAACTCCATCCACCgtctctgcctcaagttcaacTCAGGCTGAGAGAAGATATACTtaagactcttatgatctgcgAACACTTGTACCTTTccgccataaagataagatctccaaatcttcaaagcGAAAACTAAAACTACTTTCTCCAAGTGATGGGTAGGATAGTTGcgctcatgcttccgcaactgccgcgaagcataggcaatgaCCTTCACCTCCTACATCATCACACACCTCAAACCAACTCtggaagcatctgtatacaccacatatGGCTTATCCTGCTCTAGTAAGGCCAATACTGATGTCCTCATCAACATCTACTTCAGGCTCTCGAAAGCCGTCTCGCATTCCGACGACCACACAAAGGAAACATTCTTCCCTGccagcttagtcatcggctgtgccatactcgcaaaacctcTCACAAACTTTCTGTGTCAACATTTGCTTCAGGATCTCGAAAGCCATCTCGCACTCCGACGACCACACAAAGGAAACATTCTTCCCGGTCAGCTTAGTCATCGGTtgtgccatactcgcaaaacctcTCACAAAATTTCTCTAGTACCCtaccaacccaagaaaactcctgatctctgtggcgttctgcggtctaggccaatctctgatggCCTgcatcttctctggatctactgAAACTCCTATTGCAAAAACAACAAGACCCAAGAAACCCATCTCCCTCTGCTAGAAATtgcacttgctcagcttagcgaAAAGCTTCTTCTCCTGCAACTTCTTcagaactgctctcagatgGATCTTGTGCGCCTTAGGACTCTTGGAATACaccaggatgtcatcgatgaagATGTGACAAACTCATCCAGAAACTCCTATAatacgctgttcatcaacctcataacgCAGCTGGTGCATTGATAAAACCAAAGGgaatcaccacaaactcatagtgcccatacctcgtcctgaaaaaTGTCTTTCTGACATCTAGGTTATCTATCGGAATCTGGTGGTAACCTGACGCCAaatcaatcttggagaaccaagtagcacccctcaactgatccaacaactcatcaatccgcGGGAGAGGGAACTTGTTCTTCACAGGTTCAGACCCCGGTAATCTATACACATGCAAAAACTCatgtccttcttcttaacaaacaacaccgacACTCCGTCTTATATAATGGCGTAGTCCCTGGTTCCAGCTCAATCGTGAGGGATCAGACCgggatggtggtaacccctgcaacgactaaAACACATCTTCTAACTCCCAAAACACAGGGATCTCATCCACACCAGCCTGCCCCATAGACTCCGACATCAAAATCGTAGCCAAATACGCCTCACGCCCCTTCCTGATCATCTTTTCTGCTTGCACAGCTGAGATAAccagactccctgaagtcggccTCACTACCTCATAAAACCAATTCCTCGACCTTGGCCTCTCAAACACAACTCTACcctgatggcaatccaaatgtaCTTTATACCGGTGCAACCAATCCATGCCCAAAAtcacatcatacagctccacagGGCTGATAACCAGATCTGCCGGCAGCGACTCTCTAGCCAGTTGTATATCCACATCTCTCGCCCATCCATAGACCTGTATCATCTCGCCTCTAGCAACCTTCACGGTCCTGAACTGCTCACCCCGAATCTCCACGAATGTTGCCCCTCTCGGCACACTCTGGGGTAACGAAGCAATGAGTAGCTCCGGAGTCAAACAACACGTGGGAAAGAAGTCCTCCCACCAATAAGGTCCCTACAAACACCTTATGCACTAAGAACCCTAACATTcatcacaaacaaacataaaatctaaaaatgacAGAAAACCACAAGGTAAAATTAAGAAATCATACCCGTAATCGCGTTAGCACTGGTTCCTCCCATCTCCACTGTCGTGTACACACGCGGTGCCATTGGCATAGGCAAAGCCATCTGCCCCAGCTGCTGCACTCCTGACTGCACTTTCGCCATCACCATCAGATGTAGCTTAGGACACGACGATCTGAGATGCCCCGCTTCCTTACAGTGGTAACACACCCGAGTTGTCAGCGGTGCTGGCTGGTTGCCCCTCTGTGGAAAACTCGCCACCCTGTGCTCCAAACTCCCACACGCGAAGCATCCCGCACCACTGGACCCCAACCTCTGTATAGCATCAAAATTTTGCTTCTACCCTTGCGCAGATTTACCGCCCTTTCTAGGAACAGATTGTGACTGAATCCGCTTCGGCTGCACCGGAGGACTTGTAACGCCTGTGTCCCGTGATTCTAAAGGGGgataatttgttttaaggaaaatgAAAGCTAGGTGAGCTTAAGCAACTAAGATACTATCTCAACTAGCTGGAATATGAGCTGAACGAGCTCAACAAGCACGATGAACAAGCTGGAATGCCAGCTAGCTCAGCTGGACGAGCTGTCCAACAGCTCAACTCAGCTCGGTGAACTGATCCGGTGCTGATCCAGCGGTCAGTTAACACTCGAGCTGGAGGAGTGTGGTAGCTCGGTAGCACGAGCGGTTACCATCGGAATGGTGCAACTCTTCGAAGAGACGCAACCCATCAAAAGGGGCAAGGAATGGGCGTGTCCTATCATAGTGATGGACGCCCAGCCCATTCAACACACTATCATCTATCCACTGTCCATCTATgcctaaaaagaaaagagggtgcggctcggcgagtacATCGATGCTCGTCCAAACTGATGCATATGCTAGCTCTCTATCGTaggtacgatgagacgagcgacggTTCGACAATCGGGTCGAACCGATCGAAGGATAAGTCACGGTTCGACCATGGAGTTGAACTAGTAAAAGATGATCGACGGTTCGATTATAGCGTCGGACCGATCGAAAGATCATCGACGATCCGCGCCAATGGACGGATCGATCGAGCATTGATCTGTGATtcaatcgctagtcggatcAGGTGATTGAATGATCGACGATTCGAGCCGTTGGTTTTTCTCTCAGGAACGAGAAACTGCTAAAGTAAAGAGGAAGAAGTCGACTTTCCCATTTATAGTCGAATTTATTGCTTCCCCAAAACAAACCATGCAAACCGGagaattaaaatcgaaccggTTTGACCAACCGCAcatggtgtcaaccgacaccacaagtagtgtcgatcgacacccctacaaaaaatgtaaaagaatcATTAAAACGCATAATAGTGgacccaaaaatataatttagggAGGTCAAAATGTAACTGaaaagttataattttaaaaagctaaaaacctaaaaaaaatatctttttttttattaaaaaactacaaattagGTTTAATATTTATAGgcaaagcaaataaaaaagctaaaaatcatgagaaaaatattgtcaaaacacaaaattatagaaaatatgataaaaatggaaggaaataaaacaaatttatattttaaagcggtcaaaacataaaaactataaataatattgtaaaatttaaagggctttaaaataaattcagaACTTTAGGGGGTATGATGACTCATTTAATCCAACTAGGTTTGCCACGCGTAGAAAGAATATAAAGGTATCGGTTTATatgtcccaaaaaaaatatagatttcgAACTTTGGATTTGGAGATATTAGTTTGGAACTTTTTTCCGAGACATAAATCGAAAATAAAGatttagtggttttttttttcccgttcAGTGGAATAAAAAACTGATTCGTAAAAGTTGCCATAATTAAGAGCAATACTTTAACTCATTTCTGTGAAATCTATTTACAAAGCTGTTACGTACATATGCTACAGTATAATAAatgaaccaaaattttaaagaagaaaaattagattgactcaaattaagaggttaattactaaactaactcataaaatgtgagggttaaattagttattttttgcctaaaatacccttttttgctttattaggaaaaaaataaagtcaaatttatcttcccaaaattttttttaagaaaatctaaatattttcaaaagtccgCTGAATTAGTTGGGACAGATTTATTTGtgtatgacagatttgtttttgcacaaccaatttatttttgtatgacaaATTTTTAtgacagacttattttggacgacagattttttaactacagttatgacagatttataattgatgacatatatatttttcacgACAGACTTATTTTTAAAGACATCACAGATTTTCACGATATATGacatatttgtaaaatatctggcagatttattttctatagttatttcagatttattttgttgattaaaAGTTTGTCATAACATGACAgatttttctacaaaaaaataattactaggttgacctTTGgtgataacagatttgttttaagttacgatagatttttaatttaactaaaaatccgtcgtttgataacagatttataacattttttaaaaaatgttaaaatgacTTATGTGAATACCATATGTTATAGCAGGTTTTTTTGCTCTATGacagttttttatttgcttctaaaaaacttgtgtttgataacagatttattagatgtaaaatgtaaacaTAGGGACaatagatttgttttaagttacatttttttcagtcatatttttattaattatattttttataaatcatattatgaatcatatttttaaactcatatatttaaagcatattttatacattttaattttcagaaatcatatttaaaaaattaacatcatattttaaaatttttatttttatatattatattatattttcataaatcttattttaatattgtttatatacattattttctagttataatttcatacattatatttgaaataaaacttatttaaactatatatcttaaacttcatatttttaaatcatatctttatacataatgtttttataaacaattttttgaatattatttttatacattatattttaaaccatactttatttttaaaaataatattaaaacaataaacatcatattttttaatcattttatatttttcattaatatttttaaatcaaaatattaaatgctatattgtattttcgtttttttaaaaaaaataaataaataaacaaattttctgggtttttagtctattttttaatcattttatattttttcattaattatatttttaatcacaaTATTAAATGCTATGTTGtattttcgtttaaaaaaaaaaatctgagtttttaatatttttatctaaatattatgtcattctAGTTATTAGATATGTTGgagtgttaatctagcaattaatcCCGTCAAAACTAgtatattttcacaaattttaaacACGCACAAAAAGAACACCTTCGAAGCTAAGCTATATTAttgacttaaaaacaaaaagctgCGTCCGTGCGAGCACGGGCGGcgtgaaaaagataaaaactaatGAGAGAGGAAGTTGCTACGAAACTTCGGCGTCTTCCTTTTCTACTTTAAAACTTGTAACAACTTCTTATTACCACTTactcttatctctctttctttcttgctctctctctcactcccaGATCAGTCTCGATCATGGCGTCGTTCATAGATCTTTTCGCTAGCGACATCACGACGCACCTAATAAAGCTTCTCGTTATGGTAGCTAACACAATCTACAGTTGCAAAGGAATAGCAGAACGACTGGTCACGATGATCAGAGATGTTCAACCAACGATCAGGGAGATCCAATACAGTGGCGTGGAACTAAGTAACGATCGCCAGACTCAACTGGGAGTGTTCTTTGAGACCTTGGAGAAAGCAAGAAAGCTTTGCGAAAAGGTTTTAAGATGCCGTAGATGGAATCCTAAACACGTATACCACGCCAACAAGATGAAGGATCTCGAGAAAAAAATATCTCGTTTTCTCAACAGCCAGATTCTTCTCTTTGTTCTCGCTGAGGTATGTCATCTACGGGTCAATGGTGACAGGATTGAGAGACTGTTAAGTGAGCGGAATGATACTTTATCGTTTCCGGAGACTTTAATGGAGATTGAGACGGTCAGCGATCCGGCGGTTCAACAGGTAGGATTGGATTTGGGGAAGAGAAAGGTGAAGGAGATGATGTTTAAGTTTACCGATACCACCAATCTCTTTGGGATCTCTGGAATGAGCGGTTCCGGGAAGACCACTCTTGCAATAGAGCTTTCAAGAGACGATGATGTTCGAGGTTTGTGACGTTTTATTAATAGTTTCCTATTCTGgatcttgaatcttgatcaaGATTTTGGTGCAGGACTCTTTAACAACAAGGTTTTGTTTCTGACTGTGTCACGCTCTCCGAATTTTGAGAACCTCGAGTCCCGTATACGAGAGTTTCTTAATGATGGAGTTCGACAACGGAAGCTAGTGATCCTTGATGATGTTTGGACAAGGGATTCCTTGGATAGGCTGATTTCTAAAATTCGTGGAAGCACAACTTTAGTAGTCTCACAGTCCAAGCTTGCGGATCCTAAAACCACTTACAACGTGGAATTATTAAAGGAAGATGAAGCAATGTCCCTCTTGTGTCTTTGTGCTTTCGAGCAAAACTCCCCGCCTTCTCCGTTCAGCAAAATTTTGGTGAAGCAGGTAATGCTTCTTTTATCTACATTAGATAACACTACTTAGCTGGCTTTTAATGTAGTGTTATCTAATGGATTTACTATATCATAATAGTCAATGTGCACATCTCCAAAcctacaaaattaaattatgttataGTAAATCCATTACAAGTACTATGTTTGGTAGGTTGTTGATGAGTGTAAAGGTCTACCTTTATCTTTAAAAGTTCTTGGTGCTTCGTTAAAAAACAAACCTGAAAGATATTGGGAAGGCGTAGTTAAAAGATTATCAAGAGGTGAAGCTGTTGATGAAACTCATGAGAGCAGAGTGTTTTCTCACATCGAAGAAAGTATAGAAAACCTCGACCCGAAAATCAGAAAGTGTTTCTTGGATATGGGTGTTTTCCCTGAAGACACGAAGATCCCTATTGATCTT
Coding sequences within:
- the LOC104741946 gene encoding disease resistance protein ADR1 yields the protein MASFIDLFASDITTHLIKLLVMVANTIYSCKGIAERLVTMIRDVQPTIREIQYSGVELSNDRQTQLGVFFETLEKARKLCEKVLRCRRWNPKHVYHANKMKDLEKKISRFLNSQILLFVLAEVCHLRVNGDRIERLLSERNDTLSFPETLMEIETVSDPAVQQVGLDLGKRKVKEMMFKFTDTTNLFGISGMSGSGKTTLAIELSRDDDVRGLFNNKVLFLTVSRSPNFENLESRIREFLNDGVRQRKLVILDDVWTRDSLDRLISKIRGSTTLVVSQSKLADPKTTYNVELLKEDEAMSLLCLCAFEQNSPPSPFSKILVKQVVDECKGLPLSLKVLGASLKNKPERYWEGVVKRLSRGEAVDETHESRVFSHIEESIENLDPKIRKCFLDMGVFPEDTKIPIDLLTNVWVERHDIDEETAFSFVLRLADKNLLTIVNNPRFGDVHIGYYDVFVTQHDVLRDLAIHMSNRAEVNRRERLLMPKRESVLPREWERNKDELFDAKIVSLHTGEMDWFDMDLPKAEVLILNFSSDNYFLPPFIGKMVELRMLVIINNGMTPARLHGFSIFDNLTKLRSLWLKRVHVPELSSSTIPLKNLRKMHLILCKVSNSFDRTTFDISHIFPSLSDLTIDHCDDLVELNSNISGMASLKSLNITNCPRITELPKNLSNLQSLERLRLYACLELLFLPVEICELPCLKYVDISQCISLSSLPENIGKLRTLEKIDMRGCSLLDLPSPVVSLESLRHVICDEEASSMWEKFKRFLPELCIEIPEKRFTVDWLDD